From Chryseobacterium joostei, the proteins below share one genomic window:
- a CDS encoding SDR family NAD(P)-dependent oxidoreductase: MDTKESYAVVTGASQGLGKAFAENLAMKNINVILVSLPNQNLKELSQQLEEKYQIKAHYYEVDLSVNENVLKLTEWLNSSFNIHILINNAGLGGTKRFTEASSDYINTILQVNVAATSLITHQLLPNLLRQPKAYILNVSSMAAFSPIGFKTVYPATKTFIHSFSRGLHEELKDTNVFVSVVNPGAMKTNADVCKRIEKQGFWGKMTLLNPDKVASRCIQQLFKKDSVIMVNPISWLVMKIVPIWIKLPLMTQAIKREIEA, encoded by the coding sequence ATGGATACCAAAGAATCGTACGCAGTAGTTACAGGAGCCAGCCAAGGCTTAGGAAAAGCATTTGCTGAAAATCTGGCAATGAAAAACATTAATGTCATTTTGGTAAGTCTTCCGAACCAGAATCTAAAAGAACTTTCCCAACAGCTTGAAGAAAAATATCAAATAAAGGCACACTATTATGAAGTAGACCTTTCCGTCAATGAAAATGTATTAAAGCTCACAGAATGGCTTAATTCATCTTTCAATATCCATATTTTGATCAATAACGCAGGGCTTGGTGGAACCAAAAGATTTACAGAAGCAAGCTCAGATTATATCAATACAATTCTTCAGGTCAACGTAGCAGCAACCTCGCTTATTACGCATCAACTTCTGCCCAATCTGTTAAGACAGCCCAAAGCTTATATTTTAAACGTTTCTAGTATGGCGGCCTTTTCTCCCATTGGCTTCAAGACAGTTTATCCTGCAACAAAAACCTTTATCCATTCATTTTCAAGAGGATTACATGAAGAATTAAAAGATACCAATGTTTTTGTAAGTGTTGTAAACCCCGGAGCTATGAAAACCAATGCTGATGTCTGTAAAAGAATTGAAAAGCAAGGTTTCTGGGGCAAAATGACACTTTTAAACCCTGATAAAGTAGCTTCCCGATGCATTCAGCAGTTATTTAAAAAAGATTCCGTAATTATGGTGAACCCAATAAGCTGGCTGGTGATGAAGATTGTCCCGATATGGATCAAGCTTCCATTGATGACCCAAGCCATAAAAAGAGAGATCGAAGCATGA